In a genomic window of [Empedobacter] haloabium:
- a CDS encoding beta-phosphoglucomutase family hydrolase, producing the protein MSKPARAFIFDMDGTIVDNMAFHTKSWLAFFERRGQAIDADAFFRATAGRQGHEIMRTYLGADLTLEQTAELDAEKEELYRELYAPHLEAVAGFEQFVATAQEADVRLAVATAAPPANIVFTLDGLDLRRHFDAVVGAADVARGKPNPDVFLLAAERCGVAPEHCIVFEDAPLGVEAARRAGMRAVVLTTTLPADAFAEFDNVIRVARDFTELNIDALFASSAVTTTTTEA; encoded by the coding sequence ATGAGCAAGCCAGCACGTGCCTTCATCTTCGACATGGACGGCACCATCGTCGACAACATGGCCTTCCACACCAAGTCCTGGCTGGCGTTCTTCGAGCGCCGCGGCCAGGCCATCGACGCCGACGCCTTCTTCCGCGCCACGGCCGGCCGCCAGGGCCACGAGATCATGCGCACCTACCTGGGTGCCGACCTGACCCTGGAACAGACGGCCGAACTGGACGCCGAGAAGGAAGAGCTGTACCGCGAGCTGTACGCGCCGCACCTGGAAGCCGTCGCCGGCTTCGAGCAGTTCGTCGCCACCGCCCAGGAAGCGGACGTGCGCCTGGCCGTGGCCACCGCCGCGCCACCCGCCAACATCGTCTTCACGCTCGATGGCCTGGACCTGCGCCGCCACTTCGACGCGGTCGTCGGCGCGGCGGACGTGGCGCGCGGCAAGCCCAATCCGGACGTATTCCTGCTGGCCGCCGAGCGCTGCGGCGTGGCGCCCGAGCACTGCATCGTGTTCGAGGATGCGCCGCTGGGCGTGGAAGCGGCGCGGCGCGCCGGCATGCGCGCGGTCGTGCTGACGACCACGTTGCCGGCCGACGCCTTCGCCGAATTCGACAACGTCATCCGCGTCGCGCGCGACTTTACAGAACTGAATATCGACGCACTCTTCGCCAGCAGTGCCGTCACCACCACCACTACAGAAGCATAA
- the lysS gene encoding lysine--tRNA ligase, translating to MTTEIQDQAPGQDDNKIIAERRAKLAAIREKGVAFPNDFRPEHKAADLHAQHGEKSREELEANPVPVVLAGRMMLKREAGKKAAFATLQDSSGAKCDGRIQIYVTLDATGEAAMEAFRTYDLGDILGVVGTLFKTKTDELTVKVTELRLITKSLRPLPDKFHGLADQETKYRQRYVDLIMNEETRRTFKARTAAIASIRRFMQDNEFMEVETPMLHTIPGGAAAKPFITHHNALDMQMFLRIAPELYLKRLVVGGFDRVFEINRNFRNEGVSIRHNPEFTMMEFYAAYTDYQWIMNFTEAVIRQAAIDAHGSAVLTYGGRELDLSKPFHRLTIVGAINKFAPHYTDEQLNDAEFITAELKKFGVKPHAHSGLGALQLALFEETAEAQLWEPTFIIDYPEEVSPLARASDTRKGITERFELFMVGREIANGFSELNDAEDQSARFLAQVAAKEAGDDEAMYYDADYIRALEYGMPPAGGCGIGIDRLIMLLTDSPNIRDVLLFPHLRKED from the coding sequence ATGACTACGGAAATCCAAGACCAGGCGCCCGGCCAGGACGACAACAAGATCATCGCCGAACGCCGCGCCAAGCTGGCCGCGATCCGCGAAAAAGGCGTCGCCTTCCCGAACGACTTCCGCCCGGAACACAAGGCCGCCGACCTGCATGCGCAGCATGGCGAAAAGTCGCGCGAAGAACTGGAAGCGAACCCCGTGCCGGTGGTGCTGGCGGGCCGCATGATGTTGAAGCGCGAAGCGGGCAAGAAGGCCGCCTTCGCCACGCTGCAGGATTCGTCCGGCGCCAAGTGCGACGGCCGCATCCAGATCTACGTCACCCTGGACGCCACCGGCGAAGCGGCGATGGAAGCTTTCCGTACCTATGACCTGGGCGACATCCTGGGCGTGGTCGGCACGCTGTTCAAGACCAAGACGGACGAGCTGACGGTGAAGGTGACGGAACTGCGCCTGATCACCAAGTCGCTGCGCCCGCTGCCGGACAAGTTCCACGGCCTGGCCGACCAGGAGACCAAGTACCGCCAGCGCTACGTCGACCTGATCATGAACGAGGAAACCCGCCGCACGTTCAAGGCCCGCACCGCCGCGATCGCGTCGATCCGCCGCTTCATGCAGGACAACGAGTTCATGGAAGTCGAAACGCCGATGCTGCACACGATCCCGGGCGGCGCGGCGGCGAAACCGTTCATCACGCACCACAACGCGCTGGACATGCAGATGTTCCTGCGCATCGCGCCGGAGCTGTACCTGAAGCGCCTGGTGGTGGGTGGCTTCGACCGCGTGTTCGAGATCAACCGCAACTTCCGCAACGAGGGCGTGTCGATCCGTCACAACCCCGAATTCACGATGATGGAGTTCTACGCGGCGTACACGGACTACCAGTGGATCATGAACTTCACGGAAGCCGTGATCCGCCAGGCCGCCATCGACGCGCACGGCTCGGCGGTGCTGACCTACGGCGGCCGCGAGCTGGACCTGTCGAAGCCGTTCCACCGCCTGACGATCGTCGGCGCCATCAACAAGTTCGCGCCGCACTACACGGACGAACAGCTGAACGACGCCGAATTCATCACGGCCGAGCTGAAGAAGTTCGGCGTCAAGCCGCACGCGCACTCCGGCCTGGGCGCGCTGCAACTGGCGCTGTTCGAGGAAACGGCCGAAGCGCAGCTGTGGGAGCCGACCTTCATCATCGACTATCCGGAAGAAGTGTCGCCGCTGGCGCGCGCGTCCGACACCCGCAAGGGCATCACCGAGCGCTTCGAGCTGTTCATGGTGGGCCGCGAGATCGCCAACGGCTTCTCCGAGCTGAACGACGCCGAAGACCAGTCGGCCCGCTTCCTGGCCCAGGTGGCCGCCAAGGAAGCCGGCGACGACGAGGCGATGTACTACGACGCCGACTACATCCGCGCGCTGGAATACGGCATGCCGCCGGCCGGCGGCTGCGGCATCGGCATCGACCGCCTGATCATGCTGCTGACGGATTCGCCCAACATCCGCGACGTGCTGCTGTTCCCGCACCTGCGCAAGGAAGACTGA
- the prfB gene encoding peptide chain release factor 2 (programmed frameshift), producing MEAERINALSAQLADLTTREAELRRYLDFDKKSEKLEQLNAELEDPAVWNDPKKAQDMGREKKALEAIVDTLTKAKADLADMAELFEMGKEENDDSTLEAVIADTAEIQKVIEGLEFRRMFNNPMDPNNCFIDIQAGAGGTEAQDWASMLLRQYVRYCERKGFKVEIMEESEGEVAGIKTATLKVEGDYAYGHLRTETGVHRLVRKSPFDSANGRHTSFTSLFVYPEVDDSIEIEINPADLRIDTYRASGAGGQHINKTDSAVRLTHAPSGIVVQCQNDRSQHRNKAEAMEMLKAKLYEQELRKRMSEQQKLEDSKTDVGWGHQIRSYVLDQSRIKDLRTGFETGNTKNVLDGDLDDFIAASLKQGV from the exons ATGGAAGCCGAACGCATCAACGCCCTCTCCGCCCAGCTCGCCGATCTGACGACCCGCGAAGCCGAACTTCGGAGGTATCTT GACTTCGATAAGAAGTCGGAGAAACTGGAACAACTGAACGCCGAGCTGGAAGACCCGGCGGTCTGGAACGATCCCAAGAAAGCCCAGGACATGGGCCGCGAGAAGAAGGCACTGGAAGCCATCGTCGACACGCTGACGAAGGCAAAGGCCGACCTCGCGGACATGGCCGAGCTGTTCGAGATGGGCAAGGAAGAGAACGACGACAGCACGCTGGAAGCCGTCATCGCCGATACGGCCGAGATCCAGAAGGTCATCGAGGGTCTCGAGTTCCGCCGCATGTTCAACAACCCGATGGACCCGAACAACTGCTTCATCGACATCCAGGCCGGCGCCGGCGGCACCGAGGCGCAGGATTGGGCCTCGATGCTGCTGCGCCAGTACGTGCGCTACTGCGAACGCAAGGGCTTCAAGGTCGAGATCATGGAAGAGTCCGAGGGTGAAGTCGCCGGCATCAAGACGGCCACCTTGAAGGTCGAGGGCGACTACGCCTACGGCCACCTGCGCACGGAAACCGGCGTGCATCGCCTGGTGCGCAAGTCGCCGTTCGACAGCGCCAATGGCCGCCACACGTCGTTCACGTCGCTGTTCGTCTACCCGGAAGTGGACGACTCCATCGAGATCGAGATCAACCCGGCCGACCTGCGCATCGACACGTACCGCGCGTCCGGCGCCGGCGGCCAGCACATCAACAAGACCGACTCCGCGGTGCGCCTGACGCACGCGCCGTCCGGTATCGTCGTGCAGTGCCAGAACGACCGCTCGCAGCACCGCAACAAGGCCGAGGCGATGGAAATGCTGAAGGCCAAGCTGTACGAGCAGGAGCTGCGCAAGCGCATGAGCGAGCAGCAGAAGCTGGAAGACTCGAAGACGGACGTGGGCTGGGGCCACCAGATCCGCTCCTACGTGCTGGACCAGTCGCGCATCAAGGACCTGCGCACGGGCTTCGAGACCGGCAACACGAAAAACGTGCTGGACGGCGACCTGGACGACTTCATCGCCGCCTCGCTGAAACAGGGCGTCTGA